The Sedimentisphaera salicampi genome includes a region encoding these proteins:
- a CDS encoding biopolymer transporter ExbD, which translates to MLLEKLRNAAGYLEFNITAIIDIIFILIIFLLFLGQFIASENYPVEVPEQMHKSVADEGAKPGEVVLNVMREDDGTIMCIFQDSKLALEPGRGTVLELETMINRGIELLHGEALINLRMDRGLVFSEYRPVITAIANSNASEMIISGLQEKKDRSSAVGNNSPQTDQAGE; encoded by the coding sequence ATGCTTCTCGAAAAGCTGAGAAATGCTGCGGGATATTTAGAATTTAATATTACCGCTATCATTGATATTATCTTTATTCTTATTATCTTCCTGCTTTTCCTCGGGCAGTTTATCGCTTCTGAGAACTATCCTGTGGAAGTGCCCGAGCAGATGCATAAATCTGTGGCAGATGAAGGCGCCAAACCCGGTGAGGTGGTGCTGAATGTTATGCGGGAGGATGACGGAACGATAATGTGCATCTTTCAGGATTCAAAACTTGCACTCGAGCCGGGTCGGGGTACTGTGCTCGAGCTTGAAACTATGATTAACAGAGGGATTGAGCTTCTGCACGGGGAGGCATTGATAAATCTCAGGATGGACAGAGGCCTTGTGTTCAGCGAATACAGGCCAGTTATCACGGCAATAGCAAACAGCAATGCTTCAGAGATGATTATCTCCGGCCTTCAGGAAAAGAAGGATCGAAGCTCCGCAGTAGGGAATAACTCCCCTCAAACTGACCAAGCAGGAGAGTAG
- a CDS encoding FmdB family zinc ribbon protein, with amino-acid sequence MPTYDYRCAECGYEFEKFQQITASPLRKCPECGKMTLKRLIGTGAGAIFKGSGFYETDYRSESYKEGEKKAAEKKSEKKSGKDSAKSEKTSSSQSKSQSSKPADTKSA; translated from the coding sequence ATGCCGACGTATGATTACAGGTGCGCTGAATGCGGGTATGAGTTTGAGAAGTTTCAGCAGATAACCGCCTCGCCTCTCAGGAAGTGCCCAGAGTGCGGGAAGATGACGCTCAAAAGGCTTATCGGCACAGGCGCCGGAGCAATCTTCAAAGGCTCAGGCTTCTACGAAACCGATTACCGCTCCGAGAGCTATAAGGAAGGCGAGAAAAAGGCTGCCGAAAAGAAATCAGAGAAAAAGAGCGGGAAGGATTCCGCAAAAAGCGAAAAAACTTCCAGCTCTCAATCAAAATCACAAAGCAGCAAACCCGCGGATACAAAATCCGCCTGA
- the groL gene encoding chaperonin GroEL (60 kDa chaperone family; promotes refolding of misfolded polypeptides especially under stressful conditions; forms two stacked rings of heptamers to form a barrel-shaped 14mer; ends can be capped by GroES; misfolded proteins enter the barrel where they are refolded when GroES binds) yields the protein MAKQMMYDTDARKQLLEGLQTLASAVKVTMGPTGKNVLLSKSFGAPKVTKDGVSVSKEIELEDPFMNMGTKMVNEVANKTSDNVGDGTTTATVLAEAIFSEGIKHVTAGANPVAVQRGINKAAEAAVEFIEQSSKKVRGHEDIAKVASISANNNKEVGEMIADAMDKVGKEGVIEVEEGKAMQTEVSVVEGMQFDRGYLSPYFMTNTESLEAQLEDAYVLLYEKKITNVKEIVPLLEKVSQSGKPLLIISENIEGEALTALVINRLQGVLKIAAVKAPGFGDRRKAMLEDIAVLTGGEVITEDLGVKLESVELSQLGKARKVVVGKETTTIIEGEGKKKDIKARCEQIRAMLEKSTSSYDQEKLQERLAKLTGGVAVIKAGAATEVEMKERKDLLDDALCATRAASEEGIVAGGGVIFLRAIKSVSEARNKVRGDEKLGFDIMINALKAPAIQIVKNGGGDGDVVAEQMLEMTGGKGYNAATGEFVDMIQAGIIDPAKVSRIALQNAASVAGLMLTTNVMITDYEQKEDEADIPGSVH from the coding sequence ATGGCAAAACAAATGATGTACGATACAGATGCGAGAAAGCAGCTTCTTGAAGGGCTTCAAACCCTTGCATCTGCAGTGAAAGTAACGATGGGGCCAACTGGTAAGAATGTGCTCCTTTCAAAGAGCTTCGGAGCCCCGAAGGTAACAAAAGACGGCGTGTCTGTGAGCAAAGAAATCGAGCTTGAAGACCCGTTCATGAATATGGGCACCAAGATGGTTAATGAGGTGGCCAATAAAACCAGCGATAATGTAGGCGACGGTACTACCACTGCTACAGTTCTCGCTGAAGCTATCTTCTCAGAAGGCATCAAGCACGTAACTGCCGGAGCGAATCCTGTGGCAGTTCAGCGGGGGATAAACAAGGCTGCTGAAGCGGCTGTTGAGTTTATCGAGCAGAGCTCCAAGAAAGTCCGCGGCCACGAAGACATAGCCAAGGTCGCATCAATCAGCGCCAACAACAACAAAGAAGTAGGCGAGATGATTGCCGATGCTATGGACAAGGTTGGCAAAGAGGGCGTGATTGAGGTAGAAGAAGGCAAGGCAATGCAGACAGAGGTTAGCGTTGTCGAAGGTATGCAGTTCGACCGCGGTTATCTGTCTCCATACTTTATGACCAACACCGAATCTCTCGAAGCGCAGCTTGAAGATGCCTACGTGCTTTTGTACGAGAAGAAGATTACTAACGTAAAAGAGATTGTCCCGCTTCTGGAAAAGGTTTCTCAGTCTGGCAAGCCGCTGCTTATAATATCTGAGAATATCGAAGGCGAGGCGCTGACAGCTCTTGTTATAAACCGCCTTCAGGGCGTTCTTAAGATTGCGGCTGTAAAGGCTCCAGGCTTTGGAGACCGCAGAAAAGCAATGCTGGAAGATATTGCAGTGCTTACCGGCGGTGAGGTTATCACGGAAGACCTCGGCGTAAAGCTTGAGTCTGTGGAGCTTTCTCAGCTCGGCAAGGCAAGGAAAGTGGTTGTGGGCAAGGAAACTACAACTATAATCGAAGGCGAAGGCAAAAAGAAAGACATCAAGGCACGCTGTGAGCAGATCAGGGCGATGCTGGAAAAATCAACCAGCAGCTATGATCAGGAAAAGCTTCAGGAACGTCTTGCAAAACTTACCGGCGGTGTGGCGGTTATCAAGGCCGGCGCTGCTACGGAAGTGGAAATGAAGGAACGCAAAGACCTGCTTGACGATGCCCTCTGCGCTACAAGGGCAGCAAGCGAAGAAGGTATTGTTGCCGGAGGCGGAGTTATTTTCCTCCGTGCAATCAAGAGCGTTAGCGAAGCGAGAAACAAGGTTCGCGGCGACGAGAAGCTCGGCTTTGATATAATGATAAATGCATTAAAAGCCCCGGCGATTCAGATTGTGAAAAACGGCGGCGGCGACGGTGATGTTGTTGCCGAGCAGATGCTCGAGATGACCGGAGGCAAGGGCTACAACGCTGCTACAGGTGAATTCGTAGATATGATTCAGGCAGGTATTATAGACCCGGCAAAGGTATCTCGAATCGCCCTTCAGAATGCAGCGTCTGTTGCAGGCCTGATGCTTACAACAAACGTTATGATTACCGATTACGAGCAGAAGGAAGACGAAGCTGATATACCGGGTTCTGTTCACTAA
- the groL gene encoding chaperonin GroEL (60 kDa chaperone family; promotes refolding of misfolded polypeptides especially under stressful conditions; forms two stacked rings of heptamers to form a barrel-shaped 14mer; ends can be capped by GroES; misfolded proteins enter the barrel where they are refolded when GroES binds), translating to MAKKELSFETDARASLLSGVEKLSAAVKSTLGPRGRCAIIDKGWGSPTVTKDGVTVAEEIELFDKNENMAASLVKEAASKTNKKAGDGTTTATVLAEAIFKEAYRNLAAGADPMAMNRGIKKAVDAAVKQLAKISKPVNIESKKDIVSIASISANNDKEIGKQMAEAFTKVGKDGVITVEEGKGLETSVDYVEGMQFDRGFLSPHFATNNDSMLCEMSKPYVLIYEDKISNVQKIVPLLEEVAKTKRPLLIIAEDVEGEALATLVVNKMRGVVDVCAVKAPGYGDRRKAMLEDIAACTGGEAVMKDLGVELDSLQLAQLGQAKKIVVDNDSTVIVEGAGAESDIEARINMIKSEIEATTSDYDREKLQERMAKLTGGVAQINVGAGSEAEMKEKKARIEDALHATRAALEEGIVAGGGVAFVRCMDAVKKLKLKGDEKTGANAVANALKMPCHCIAENAGAVANLVVNNVLEGEEGYGYNANTGKYEDLIEAGVIDPVKVTRIALENSASVAGLLMTTDCVVTQSPDEDSGAGAGMDPSGGMGGMGGMPGMGGMGGMGGMGGMPGMGMM from the coding sequence ATGGCAAAAAAAGAACTTTCCTTCGAAACCGATGCGAGAGCATCGCTGCTTAGCGGTGTTGAAAAGCTCTCGGCGGCCGTTAAATCAACACTCGGGCCGCGGGGACGCTGCGCAATCATAGACAAGGGCTGGGGAAGCCCGACTGTAACCAAAGACGGGGTTACGGTAGCAGAAGAGATCGAGCTGTTCGATAAGAATGAGAATATGGCCGCTTCGCTTGTTAAGGAAGCTGCGAGCAAAACAAACAAAAAAGCAGGCGACGGCACAACCACTGCTACAGTACTTGCTGAGGCCATCTTCAAAGAGGCCTACAGGAATCTTGCAGCTGGCGCAGACCCTATGGCAATGAACAGGGGCATTAAGAAGGCCGTTGATGCTGCTGTAAAGCAGCTTGCTAAGATCTCAAAGCCTGTAAACATTGAGAGCAAGAAGGATATTGTGAGCATCGCTTCAATCTCTGCTAACAACGATAAAGAGATCGGCAAGCAGATGGCCGAGGCATTTACGAAGGTTGGCAAGGACGGAGTGATTACTGTGGAAGAGGGCAAAGGCCTTGAAACCTCAGTCGATTACGTAGAAGGTATGCAGTTTGACCGGGGCTTTTTATCCCCGCATTTTGCCACCAACAACGACAGTATGCTTTGCGAGATGTCAAAGCCTTACGTACTTATCTATGAGGACAAAATCAGCAATGTGCAGAAGATTGTTCCTCTCCTTGAAGAGGTTGCCAAGACAAAAAGGCCTCTTCTTATCATTGCAGAAGATGTTGAGGGCGAGGCCCTTGCAACTCTCGTGGTAAACAAGATGAGAGGCGTGGTTGATGTGTGCGCTGTTAAGGCTCCCGGCTACGGCGACCGCAGGAAGGCAATGCTCGAAGATATTGCTGCCTGCACTGGCGGAGAGGCTGTGATGAAGGACTTGGGCGTTGAGCTCGACAGCCTTCAGCTTGCACAGCTCGGACAGGCCAAGAAAATAGTTGTTGATAACGACAGTACAGTAATCGTTGAAGGTGCTGGGGCTGAAAGCGATATCGAGGCCCGCATAAATATGATTAAGAGCGAGATCGAAGCCACAACAAGCGATTACGATCGTGAGAAGCTTCAGGAAAGAATGGCCAAGCTAACCGGCGGAGTTGCTCAGATTAACGTTGGCGCCGGCAGCGAAGCCGAGATGAAGGAAAAGAAGGCAAGAATCGAAGACGCCCTTCACGCAACAAGAGCGGCACTTGAAGAAGGTATTGTAGCAGGCGGAGGCGTTGCCTTTGTTCGCTGCATGGATGCCGTGAAGAAGCTCAAGCTCAAAGGTGATGAAAAAACCGGAGCGAATGCTGTTGCCAATGCTCTTAAAATGCCCTGCCACTGCATTGCAGAAAATGCTGGTGCTGTTGCTAATCTCGTTGTTAATAACGTTTTGGAAGGCGAAGAGGGCTATGGATATAACGCAAACACCGGAAAATACGAAGACCTCATTGAGGCTGGTGTGATTGATCCGGTAAAGGTTACGAGGATTGCCCTTGAAAACAGTGCAAGCGTTGCAGGCCTGTTGATGACAACAGACTGCGTTGTAACACAGAGCCCTGATGAAGATTCCGGCGCAGGCGCTGGAATGGATCCGTCCGGCGGCATGGGCGGTATGGGCGGTATGCCCGGCATGGGCGGCATGGGCGGCATGGGAGGAATGGGCGGTATGCCCGGTATGGGAATGATGTAG
- the dnaJ gene encoding molecular chaperone DnaJ, with translation MTKRDYYEILGVSKDASADEIKKAYRKLAVKYHPDKNKGDKEAEEKFKECAEAYEVLSNPEKRKKYDQFGHEGLRGSGVHDYSNMNVDDIFSNFGDIFGDIFGGGFSSGFGGGFGRRANPNAPRKGLDLETSVELTLEEASKESKRTIDFTRQDKCDKCGGSGCEPGTNPKTCPTCGGNGQVSTTRMGGFFQTISTCPNCKGTGKVISNPCSKCKGSGRMPVKRKVTVKIPAGIHEGQAVRVAGEGEPGVNGGPNGDLYCYVDIKKHPFLVRDGNDLIAVVPVSFTQAALGAKIDVPSLEGRKQLTIPAGTQYGDVFRIKGQGMPDLRSSRKGDELVRVTVEIPKKLKPKQEQLLNDFAQTEDKHVSPERDNFFKKLKDYFGNKK, from the coding sequence ATGACAAAAAGAGATTATTACGAAATACTGGGCGTCAGCAAAGACGCAAGCGCAGATGAGATAAAAAAGGCTTACAGAAAGCTCGCAGTTAAGTATCACCCTGATAAGAATAAGGGCGATAAAGAGGCTGAGGAGAAATTCAAGGAGTGCGCTGAGGCATACGAGGTTCTCAGCAATCCCGAGAAACGAAAGAAATACGACCAGTTCGGTCATGAAGGGCTGAGGGGTTCAGGCGTTCATGATTATTCGAATATGAACGTTGATGATATATTCTCGAACTTCGGTGATATTTTCGGCGATATATTCGGAGGCGGCTTCAGCAGCGGTTTCGGCGGAGGTTTCGGGAGAAGAGCAAACCCAAATGCCCCGCGTAAAGGGCTCGACCTTGAAACAAGTGTGGAGCTTACCCTTGAAGAAGCGTCCAAAGAAAGCAAGAGAACGATAGACTTTACCCGTCAGGATAAGTGCGATAAATGCGGCGGGAGCGGCTGCGAACCCGGAACAAACCCGAAAACCTGTCCAACCTGCGGCGGAAACGGACAGGTTAGCACAACACGAATGGGCGGCTTTTTCCAAACTATTTCAACCTGCCCAAACTGTAAAGGCACAGGCAAAGTAATATCCAACCCTTGCAGTAAATGTAAAGGCAGCGGCAGGATGCCCGTTAAGAGGAAGGTTACTGTTAAGATTCCTGCCGGAATACATGAAGGACAGGCGGTCAGGGTGGCCGGTGAAGGTGAACCGGGAGTGAACGGAGGCCCTAACGGCGATCTGTACTGCTATGTTGACATAAAGAAGCACCCGTTCCTCGTTAGGGACGGAAACGATCTGATAGCCGTAGTGCCGGTGAGCTTTACTCAAGCGGCGCTAGGTGCGAAGATTGATGTTCCAAGCCTTGAAGGCAGAAAACAGCTTACTATACCTGCCGGAACGCAGTATGGGGATGTATTTAGAATAAAAGGGCAGGGTATGCCCGATCTCAGGAGCTCGAGAAAGGGCGATGAACTCGTTCGAGTAACTGTGGAAATACCCAAAAAACTGAAACCAAAACAGGAGCAGCTGCTTAATGATTTTGCACAAACTGAAGATAAGCATGTGTCTCCTGAGAGGGATAATTTTTTCAAAAAGTTGAAAGATTATTTCGGGAATAAAAAATGA
- the groES gene encoding co-chaperone GroES, giving the protein MKIKPLSDRVVIEPSEAEEVTQGGIILPDTAKEKPLMGKVTAVGEGKMLKNGETAEMSVKVGDLVAFGRFAGTDFKVDGKEYKIMHESDILGVIE; this is encoded by the coding sequence ATGAAAATAAAACCTCTCAGTGACAGAGTAGTGATTGAGCCTTCAGAGGCTGAAGAAGTAACACAGGGCGGGATTATTCTCCCGGATACAGCAAAAGAAAAACCCCTTATGGGCAAGGTTACTGCCGTAGGCGAGGGTAAAATGCTCAAGAACGGCGAAACTGCTGAAATGAGCGTAAAAGTTGGTGATCTTGTGGCTTTCGGCCGCTTCGCCGGCACCGATTTCAAGGTTGACGGCAAAGAGTACAAGATTATGCACGAAAGCGATATTCTGGGCGTAATTGAGTAA
- the grpE gene encoding nucleotide exchange factor GrpE: MTEEKNKNTQNQEQNKAQDINAKAEEKKADKHSEKEQKKLSKKEKIEKLQKEYNELEEKFQRLRADYANYQKRVPKMIQDEVNYKVESFIKALLPGLDNFEHAIKHSENSENVEGVVEGVEMVYANLLEILKTQGLEQIAAKGEQFDPSVHRAVVNQSLEDREDGVVLEEIQKGYRIKDKVVRPAMVAVNKLQKQPQTQQQPAGQEQENPEQAGSEKDASQENDNNQSEEDKNDADV; this comes from the coding sequence ATGACAGAAGAAAAAAACAAAAACACTCAAAACCAAGAGCAGAACAAGGCTCAGGATATAAACGCTAAGGCTGAAGAGAAAAAGGCTGATAAGCACAGCGAGAAGGAACAAAAAAAGCTCAGTAAAAAAGAAAAGATTGAAAAGCTCCAGAAGGAGTATAACGAGCTTGAAGAAAAGTTCCAGAGGCTCAGAGCAGACTACGCCAACTATCAAAAGCGCGTTCCGAAGATGATTCAGGACGAGGTGAACTACAAGGTAGAGTCTTTTATAAAGGCTCTTCTGCCCGGGCTGGATAATTTTGAGCATGCCATAAAGCACTCTGAAAACAGCGAGAATGTAGAAGGCGTTGTTGAAGGTGTTGAGATGGTGTATGCGAACCTGCTGGAGATACTGAAAACTCAGGGGCTTGAACAGATTGCAGCGAAGGGCGAGCAATTCGACCCGTCTGTACACAGGGCTGTTGTGAATCAGAGCCTTGAAGACAGAGAAGACGGCGTAGTGCTTGAGGAGATACAAAAAGGCTACCGTATTAAGGATAAAGTTGTTCGTCCGGCAATGGTGGCAGTTAATAAGCTTCAAAAGCAGCCGCAGACTCAGCAACAGCCGGCCGGGCAGGAGCAGGAAAATCCGGAGCAGGCAGGCTCCGAGAAAGACGCCTCACAGGAAAATGATAACAACCAGAGCGAGGAGGATAAAAACGATGCCGACGTATGA